From a single Brassica oleracea var. oleracea cultivar TO1000 chromosome C5, BOL, whole genome shotgun sequence genomic region:
- the LOC106344886 gene encoding uncharacterized protein LOC106344886 yields MVLIYVKSGEWMCSRGDDWSFVVDKEMRGRMVTLATTTTLKQLKITVCEDYGVDHNAINAEFSYSLLNQKGNPPIIITNNRQASNFVGYAKRESSTTLCVMFSVSGVNQKERVNIDLNKEPWTLLVVTAVDGNSNLYPIAFGVVDSENDDSWGWFFRQLKVVIADCQDLAFVSNRNASISKAIGTVYPRSAHGICIHHLLTNVVSFFKTKGLTALVEKASRAYRYTEFQERITEIFDMSPELGRYLREADVRKWACSLFPRSRYDIRTTNPAETINSVLRIPREYPVIPLLDSIRELLTRWFYERRLLSSKHVDPLTAKVERKIDRRIVKAKGFQVYKVDNFRSVVKGDIYDCHVDLERRTCTCGKYDIGKIPCRHAIPAIYSRGMEVHRFTDALYSTAAWRTAYADSINPIAVPES; encoded by the exons ATGGTTCTAATCTATGTCAAATCGGGTGAATGGATGTGTAGTCGCGGTGATGACTGGAGTTTTGTGGTAGACAAAGAAATGCGTGGTCGAATGGTAACATTAGCAACAACTACTACGTTGAAGCAGCTCAAGATAACGGTGTGTGAGGATTATGGGGTGGACCATAATGCCATTAATGCCGAGTTCAGTTATTCGTTGTTGAATCAAAAAGGGAATCCTCCAATTATTATCACCAATAATCGGCAAGCATCTAATTTTGTGGGCTATGCAAAGAGGGAATCGTCTACTACCTTGTGTGTGATGTTCTCTGTTTCTGGTGTAAATCAAAAGGAACGAGTCAATATCGATTTGAATAAGGAGCCTT GGACACTTCTTGTTGTTACTGCTGTAGATGGTAACTCTAATTTGTATCCGATTGCATTTGGGGTTGTTGATTCAGAGAATGACGATTCATGGGGGTGGTTCTTCAGACAGTTGAAAGTGGTTATTGCTGATTGTCAAGATCTAGCTTTTGTCTCAAATAGAAATGCGTCTATTTCTAAAGCTATTGGGACTGTCTACCCTCGATCAGCACATGGAATTTGCATTCATCACTTATTGACCAATGTGGTCTCATTTTTCAAGACAAAAGGATTGACTGCGTTGGTGGAAAAGGCTTCACGGGCATATAGGTACACTGAATTTCAAGAACGAATCACCGAAATTTTTGATATGAGTCCTGAGCTTGGAAGATATCTACGGGAAGCTGATGTGCGCAAATGGGCTTGTTCTCTCTTCCCTCGCTCCAGGTATGACATTAGGACCACGAACCCTGCAGAGACTATAAATTCAGTTCTTAGAATACCTAGAGAATATCCGGTTATTCCTTTGCTTGATAGTATAAGAGAACTGTTGACTCGATGGTTCTATGAGCGTCGCTTGTTAAGCTCAAAGCATGTAGATCCTTTAACCGCTAAGGTGGAGAGAAAGATTGATAGGAGAATTGTGAAGGCAAAAGGATTCCAGGTTTACAAGGTTGACAACTTCAGATCGGTTGTAAAAGGAGACATATATGATTGTCATGTTGATTTGGAAAGAAGAACATGCACATGTGGTAAGTATGATATAGGAAAAATTCCTTGCCGACACGCCATTCCTGCAATTTATTCACGAG GTATGGAAGTGCACAGATTCACTGACGCCTTATACAGCACTGCAGCGTGGAGAACCGCCTATGCAGATTCCATTAATCCAATAGCAGTTCCAGAGTCTTAA